A single region of the Tachyglossus aculeatus isolate mTacAcu1 chromosome X1, mTacAcu1.pri, whole genome shotgun sequence genome encodes:
- the LOC119950041 gene encoding nuclear receptor 2C2-associated protein, translating into MAPTVPLICSGTVSRVSSVLNRDVKQFGKKHLFDQLEETCWNSDQGSSQWVVLEFPQTVKVSQIQIQFQGGFACRHGRLEGGRKNETLVKITDFYPEDFNSLQSFPVADVMVDKLKITFENSTDFFGRIIIYHLRVFGERL; encoded by the exons ATGGCCCCAACAGTGCCATTGATCTGCagtgggacagtgagtag GGTGAGTTCTGTTCTCAACCGGGATGTGAAGCAGTTTGGGAAGAAGCATCTGTTTGACCAGCTGGAGGAGACCTGCTGGAACTCAGACCAG GGATCCTCCCAGTGGGTGGTGCTGGAATTTCCACAGACGGTCAAGGTGTCCCAGATCCAGATCCAGTTCCAGGGCGGGTTCGCCTGCCGGCATGGTCGCCTGGAAG GCGGCAGGAAGAACGAAACGTTGGTGAAGATCACAGATTTCTACCCCGAAGACTTCAATTCGTTGCAG AGCTTTCCCGTGGCAGATGTGATGGTGGACAAGTTGAAAATCACCTTCGAGAACAGTACCGACTTCTTTGGCAGGATCATCATCTACCACCTGCGCGTTTTTGGGGAGAGGCTCTAA